A part of Methanohalobium evestigatum Z-7303 genomic DNA contains:
- a CDS encoding glutamate synthase-related protein: MASIPPEFKVSIDSARCRKCGICVNNCSFGALEFRDGRVIPDDSKCVACYRCVSKCPDNAITISNYQWANRGNANWTPEVASNIQKQAEFGGILLSGMGNPRPHKIIWDHLLIDACQVTNPSIDPLREPMELRTYLGKKPDNLEFVENKEGEIELATELQPQVKLDVPVVFAAMSYGAVSLNTHKALALAARKSGTLMNTGEGGLHEDLYRYSDNIMVQVASGRFGVHNEYLNTCSMIEIKIGQGAKPGIGGHLPGEKVGEDISKTRMIPLGTDVLSPAPHHDIYSIEDLSQLIYALKEATNYEKPVGVKISAVHNVAAIASGVVRAGADVLTIDGYRGGSGASPMVIRDNVGIPIELALATVDQRLRDEGIRNRASILCAGSIRSSADVAKAVALGADAVVIGTAALIAMGCSVCQRCYTGNCAWGIATQKPELVNRLDPEIAAQKLTNLLSGWSFELKEILGSLGVNSIESLRGNRERLRGYELDEKTLELLGIKPAGVGQ, from the coding sequence ATGGCATCCATACCTCCCGAATTTAAAGTATCCATTGATTCTGCAAGGTGCAGGAAATGCGGAATATGTGTCAATAACTGCAGTTTTGGAGCTCTTGAATTCAGGGATGGCAGAGTAATCCCTGATGATAGCAAATGTGTTGCATGCTACAGGTGTGTATCCAAATGTCCTGACAATGCAATAACTATAAGCAATTATCAGTGGGCTAACAGAGGTAATGCCAACTGGACACCGGAGGTCGCCAGCAACATTCAAAAACAGGCTGAATTTGGAGGAATACTTCTATCAGGCATGGGTAACCCCAGACCCCATAAAATTATCTGGGATCATCTGTTAATCGATGCCTGTCAGGTAACAAATCCATCTATAGACCCTTTAAGAGAACCGATGGAATTGCGTACATATCTTGGAAAGAAACCGGATAATCTGGAATTTGTAGAAAATAAAGAAGGTGAAATTGAACTTGCTACAGAATTGCAGCCACAAGTGAAGCTGGATGTACCGGTTGTGTTTGCTGCAATGTCATATGGGGCAGTAAGTTTGAATACCCACAAAGCTCTTGCACTGGCTGCCAGAAAATCAGGAACTCTTATGAATACTGGTGAAGGCGGTCTCCATGAAGACCTCTATCGATATTCTGATAATATTATGGTACAGGTGGCTTCTGGAAGATTTGGTGTGCATAATGAATACCTAAATACCTGTTCAATGATTGAGATAAAAATAGGTCAAGGAGCTAAACCCGGTATAGGAGGTCATCTACCCGGGGAAAAGGTAGGTGAAGATATATCAAAAACCCGGATGATACCATTAGGTACTGATGTATTGTCGCCCGCTCCACACCATGATATATACTCCATTGAGGACCTTTCACAGCTTATCTATGCCCTTAAAGAAGCAACAAATTACGAAAAACCAGTAGGGGTAAAAATATCTGCAGTCCATAATGTAGCAGCGATTGCCAGTGGAGTCGTACGTGCTGGAGCTGATGTTCTTACAATCGATGGATATCGCGGGGGCAGTGGAGCATCTCCAATGGTCATCAGGGACAATGTCGGTATACCTATCGAACTTGCACTTGCTACTGTTGACCAGCGTCTTCGTGATGAAGGGATAAGGAACAGGGCATCCATCCTTTGTGCAGGAAGTATAAGAAGTAGTGCTGATGTTGCAAAAGCCGTTGCACTGGGTGCAGATGCAGTAGTAATCGGTACTGCGGCACTTATAGCAATGGGTTGCAGTGTATGTCAGAGATGTTATACAGGTAACTGTGCATGGGGTATAGCCACCCAGAAACCTGAGCTTGTTAACAGACTTGACCCTGAAATAGCAGCTCAGAAACTTACCAACCTGTTATCCGGATGGAGTTTTGAATTGAAAGAAATCCTTGGTTCACTTGGAGTTAATTCTATAGAATCACTTCGAGGTAATCGTGAACGTCTGCGTGGTTATGAACTTGATGAAAAGACACTGGAATTACTCGGTATCAAACCTGCAGGTGTTGGACAATAA